The sequence below is a genomic window from Sphingobium sp. EP60837.
GATCCCGGATCAGCGCGCGGTCCGCGTCGTCCAGTTCCAGACTGTCCTTGCGCGTGACTTCTTCGATGCGGAAAGGCCGTTTGACTCGCGCGATGTGCAGTAGCTTCGCCATCACCGTTTCGCCGACCTGATAGTCGGACAGGGCATCGAAATAGATTTTATCGATGGTCCCGCCGGTGGTTAGAAGAAGGATCGGCGTGTCGGCGGATAGCATGGCAAGCTCCGGAAGGCTGGAGGATCAGCCCTGCATTTAGGAGCTATCCAGTCCGATAGGAACCGCTGGCTAGCCGCCCCGCGCCATTTCTTCGCCCCGGTCTCTGGCTGCGCTTAACGTGTCGGTGAGGAGCTTTAGGAGCCGATCGTCGGCATCGAGTATGTTCAGTCCCTCGCGCGTCATGCCGCCAGGACTCGCAACGCGGTCCGCCAGCACGGCCGGGCTATCGCTCGCCTGCGCTGCCATATTTGCGGAGCCGTGGACGGTCGCGAGCGCCATGCGGGCGGCCTGGTCCGCTGGCAGGCCGATCGCCTCCCCCGCGCGCGCAAGGGCATCGACGAAGCGGAACAGGAAAGCGGGGCCGCATCCCGACAGTGCCGTGACTTCGTTGAACTGCCCTTCATCGGCGATCCATTCCGCAAGGCCAAGCGGCGCGATGAGCGCGTCGATCGCCGTCCGCGCGGCCTCGGAACTCGCCGCCTCGGCATGCAGGGCAGTGACGCCCTGCCCCAGGCCAACGGGGAGGTTGGGCATGGCGCGGACGATCGGGCCTGCTTTGGGGAATTGTCGCCTGAGGTCCGCCAACGGCGTGCCCGCCAATATGGAAAGGAGCGTCGTCCCTTCTCCGCATTGGGGGGCCAAGGCGGTTGCCACATCGCCAAGCTGATAGGGCTTCATGCCAAGCAACACGGTTGTGCCGGGGGCG
It includes:
- the proC gene encoding pyrroline-5-carboxylate reductase, which codes for MNDIWPKKLFLVGCGNMAGQMLTRWLACGLDPARVTVLRPSGRAVVDGVQVVTTYPASLAPGTTVLLGMKPYQLGDVATALAPQCGEGTTLLSILAGTPLADLRRQFPKAGPIVRAMPNLPVGLGQGVTALHAEAASSEAARTAIDALIAPLGLAEWIADEGQFNEVTALSGCGPAFLFRFVDALARAGEAIGLPADQAARMALATVHGSANMAAQASDSPAVLADRVASPGGMTREGLNILDADDRLLKLLTDTLSAARDRGEEMARGG